From one Papilio machaon chromosome 16, ilPapMach1.1, whole genome shotgun sequence genomic stretch:
- the LOC106715725 gene encoding ATP-binding cassette sub-family A member 7, with protein MKLVGDRKMKGILKVLMLKHLVVRMRRFISTAVELISPAVFFILLYVFKDYINQPVHTHVQNSVNVYKPEPVPLASIRGPWLVFYTPDTEVTGQLMDKVAGKLGLSRLKNFPVSLTGRGYYPIRDEAELNDYLNNIDDSQALVVFQNMTGEWPKLLNYTIRMKKDFMTHIYNPLDGGMEPHQAFGLIYETFMRLQWAIDTSYLQLMGIDVKQNVTLQEFPFVKTNSNMNTVISVLVEALMVLCWLSLLLVFVFLMARLLDERTTGIEELVKMAGVSSNMLALSHFLNVVPVGIVYCVIDAVLLTASTNPVLISSTGLICLMLALHFISVIAMAFACSYFVKNNQYAVTLSMFAYTALWIPARVVSGRRPPRALLPLTALLPHQPMQLFWEEIAALEKYGHGLTFSNMALTHGEHSMSALLCLVFLALQSVLFAMLTWYLALVNPGPYGQALPWNFMFKRSFWSEHKVAPGVDAGSEGVVESEELSTSLAADPLYFEQVPKDLEPGIKIDNVTKVFGKNVVLSNVSLDIYKGEITVLLGHNGAGKTTLMNIITGMISASSGKVYVEGLDTATQQEDVRKTLGLCPQHNLFFPDLTVLEHVMFFTMLKGFSYHEAKVESKQLLEKLGLYEKAGSRSAQLSGGMRRRLQLGCALAGGARVLVLDEPTSGLDVETRRELWDLLLSLRGSRTVLLTTHFMEEADALGDRVAALHLGRLRCHATTMHLKRALGTGYRLSFTTIGIPKEPAITSTVQSVVADASMREQSLNSITYNLPAKDTSRFPQLFTVLESKRSELAIDSIGVGISTLEEVFLKLCSDVETTFTEDTVDTAALDATQVKVRGAALCLRQLQVLLKRQFKYMMSKKLSILILQVIMPILTLVIFTYVTVDVEPDIASDSGARLHLSMYDLPEPRLLYSINTSAPIALRTLTDRYSDVNFEPTSDVVNSLVQYGKEDIMEYNKYIAGIEINDTDAVVLYTTRVRHAAPIALNLLSNMLSGAPAQAEVVAYNQPLHGKAGPARQNLVQPKSLIMSVMWATVVVFVVLATNLNLVSLPCKERESGARHLHVLAGCAPALHWASTLTAHATLCTLTLLLPAIVVAAIFDTERTLTQPDFLGAMFVVLMLGSLAFFAFMYLVSFYFGERGASTLLVACIIIFGFLTTSMKKASDFFKEKQDMDFSYYLLVLCGWIAPPHTFTIAAMKTVNVARLNAYCVLNRQHCPALFVMEDGFDAVTCCQLNLNPRCYFCIDEYSPAESMIIMFCQFVGFMTLVILTQHGVFNRLADRVFNRRYRVRGVHAPADDLVRAEGTYVSKAIALPPDQIQDAMLVDDLHKNYVQFIRKSTNAVKGISFSVKKGECFGLLGVNGAGKSTTFKMLTGEECPTRGTIFANGHHIDKNRTKYLRSLGYCPQFFGLDEFQSGYDNLALVLTLRGLAAHDVKTEADNWIEIVGLEQYGSRLVSCYSGGMSRRLGAAAALCGGGAGGVAGGAGGGASRVTLLDEPTAGVDVAARRRVWAAIRHGLAQRRATLVTSHSMDEMEALCSRIAIMNHGRIRALGSAAALRAAHAAGHAVQLKLRSSTDVTDGGVSELQRLKSELHQKFNCELKDEHKTMLHYHINDTMRYSELFNELEALKNSNAIVEDYSVSETTLEEVFLAFAKETEDQEIRATPV; from the exons atgaaattagTTGGTGATAGAAAAATGAAAGGTATTCTTAAGGTGTTGATGCTGAAGCATCTCGTAGTGCGGATGCGAAGGTTCATCAGTACGGCTGTGGAACTCATCTCTCCTGCTGTCTTCTTTATTCTCCTTTATGTATTTAAGGATTATATTAATCAACCAGTACATACACATGTTCAAAATTCCGTCAATGTATATAAGcca GAGCCTGTACCCCTGGCTAGCATCAGGGGACCATGGTTGGTATTCTACACTCCAGATACCGAAGTTACAGGCCAGCTCATGGACAAAGTTGCAGGGAAACTAGGATTATCACGACTAAAAAACTTTCCTG TTAGCCTGACAGGTCGCGGATACTACCCCATTCGGGATGAGGCAGAACTCAATGACTACCTCAACAATATTGATGATTCACAGGCGCTAGTCGTGTTTCAG AACATGACGGGTGAGTGGCCAAAACTCCTCAACTACACCATTCGCATGAAAAAGGATTTTATGACACACATATATAATCCGCTCGATGGTGGTATGGAACCGCATCAAGCATTCG gTTTAATTTACGAGACATTTATGCGTCTACAGTGGGCGATCGATACAAGCTATTTGCAATTGATGGGAATCGATGTCAAACAA AATGTAACCCTGCAAGAGTTCCCATTCGTGAAGACGAACAGTAACATGAACACAGTGATCAGCGTGCTGGTGGAGGCGCTGATGGTGCTCTGCTGGTTGTCTCTACTGCTGGTCTTCGTGTTCCTCATGGCGCGCCTGCTCGATGAACGGACTACTGGCATTGAG gaatTAGTCAAAATGGCTGGCGTGTCCAGCAATATGTTGGCACTGTCCCACTTTCTGAACGTGGTACCGGTGGGCATTGTGTACTGCGTGATAGACGCCGTGCTGCTCACAGCCTCCACTAACCCAGTGCTCATCTCCAGCACAGGGTTGATCTGTCTGATGCTGGCGCTGCACTTCATCAGTGTGATAGCTATGGCCTTCGCCTGCAGTTATTTTGTCAAGAACA ATCAGTACGCGGTAACGCTGTCAATGTTCGCGTACACTGCGCTATGGATACCGGCTCGTGTGGTATCCGGTCGGCGACCACCTCGTGCGCTGCTGCCCCTCACAGCGCTGCTGCCTCATCAGCCAATGCAGCTCTTCTGGGAGGAGATCGCGGCTCTGGAAAAGTACG GTCATGGTCTGACGTTCAGCAACATGGCGCTGACGCACGGCGAGCACAGCATGTCGGCGCTGCTGTGTCTGGTGTTCCTGGCGCTGCAGAGCGTGCTGTTCGCCATGCTGACCTGGTACCTGGCGCTCGTCAACCCTGGACCCTACGGACAGGCGCTGCCTTGGAACTTCATGTTTAAG CGTTCGTTCTGGAGCGAGCACAAGGTGGCTCCAGGAGTGGATGCAGGGTCGGAAGGTGTGGTGGAGAGTGAGGAGCTGTCGACGTCGCTGGCAGCTGATCCGCTGTACTTCGAACAGGTGCCCAAAGATCTCGAGCCTGGCATCAAAATTGATAATGTTACTAAG GTATTTGGTAAGAATGTGGTACTTTCCAATGTCTCGTTGGATATATACAAGGGCGAGATCACTGTGCTGTTGGGACATAATGGTGCAGGCAAGACCACCCTCATGAATATTATCACGG GTATGATCAGTGCCTCATCAGGCAAGGTCTACGTTGAGGGTCTGGACACTGCGACTCAGCAGGAAGATGTGCGGAAGACTCTCGGTCTCTGTCCTCAGCACAACCTCTTCTTCCCGGACCTCACTGTATTAGAACATGTCATGTTCTTTACAATG CTCAAAGGTTTCTCATACCACGAAGCGAAGGTGGAATCGAAGCAGCTGCTGGAGAAGCTGGGCCTGTACGAGAAGGCAGGCAGCAGGAGTGCGCAGCTGTCTGGTGGTATGCGGCGTCGCCTGCAGCTGGGCTGCGCACTTGCTGGTGGTGCACGTGTACTAGTGCTGGATGAACCCACCTCCGGACTTGATGTAGAGACACGGAGAGAACTGTGGGATCTGCTGCTT TCACTGCGCGGTTCCCGCACTGTGCTGCTGACGACACACTTCATGGAGGAGGCGGACGCGCTGGGAGACCGCGTGGCTGCGCTACATCTCGGACGTCTGAGATGTCATGCCACCACCATGCATCTCAAGCGGGCTCTTG GTACTGGTTATCGTCTGTCGTTCACCACAATTGGCATACCAAAAGAGCCGGCCATCACCAGCACAGTTCAGAGTGTGGTGGCAGATGCATCCATGAGGGAGCAGAGCCTCAACTCCATCACCTACAACCTGCCAGCTAAAGACACCTCCAGGTTCCCCCAACTCTTCACAGTATTGGAGTCCAAGAGATCAGAATTAGCGATAGACTCGATTGGTGTGGGCATTTCTACATTAGAAGAGGTGTTTTTGaa ATTATGCAGCGATGTAGAAACTACATTTACTGAAGACACCGTGGATACTGCAGCTCTCG ATGCGACGCAGGTGAAAGTGCGCGGCGCTGCGCTGTGTCTGCGCCAGCTCCAAGTGCTGCTCAAACGGCAATTCAAATATATGATGTCCAAAAAACTGTCTATATTAATACTG CAAGTGATAATGCCGATCTTAACACTTGTAATATTCACTTACGTAACCGTGGATGTGGAGCCCGACATAGCAAGTGACAGCGGCGCTCGTCTGCATCTCTCCATGTACGACTTACCCGAACCTCGTCTCCTCTACAGCATCAACACTAGCGCCCCCATCGCTCTACGGACATTAACTGATAGATACAGTGATGTCAACTTTGAACCCACTTCGGATGTTGTTAACT ctCTCGTTCAATACGGCAAAGAAGATATCATGGAGTATAACAAATACATTGCTGGAATTGAAATCAACGACACTGATGCTgtt GTATTGTACACTACCCGTGTACGTCACGCCGCACCCATCGCACTCAACTTGTTGAGCAACATGTTGTCTGGTGCGCCGGCGCAGGCTGAAGTGGTGGCGTACAACCAGCCGCTGCACGGCAAGGCGGGCCCCGCGAGACAGAACCTGGTGCAGCCAAAGTCACTCATTATGTCTGTTATGTGGGCCACTGTTGTTGTATTTG TTGTGCTGGCTACGAATTTAAACCTGGTGTCGCTGCCGTGCAAGGAGCGTGAGTCTGGTGCACGTCACCTGCACGTGCTGGCGGGGTGCGCGCCCGCACTGCACTGGGCGAGCACGTTGACTGCGCACGCGACGCTCTGCACGCTCACACTACTACTGCCAGCGATCGTTGTTGCCGCTATCTTTGATACCGAACGCACGCTAACACAACCTGACTTTCTAG GTGCGATGTTTGTGGTGCTGATGCTGGGCAGTCTGGCGTTCTTCGCCTTCATGTACCTCGTCAGCTTCTACTTCGGAGAGCGCGGCGCCAGCACACTGCTAGTCGCATGCATCATCATATTTG gtTTCTTAACAACATCAATGAAGAAAGCATCAGATTTCTTCAAGGAGAAGCAGGATATGGACTTTTCGTACTATTTGCTGGTGTTGTGCGGTTGGATAGCGCCACCACATACCTTCACCATCGCCGCAATGAAGACAGTCAATGTGGCGCGTCTCAATGCATATTGTGTACTCAACAGACAACATTGTCCAGCACTCTTCGTTATGGAAGATGGATTTGATGCTGTCACATGTTGCC AATTGAACCTCAACCCCCGCTGCTATTTCTGCATCGACGAATACTCGCCCGCGGAGTCCATGATCATTATGTTCTGTCAATTCGTCGGATTTATG ACGTTAGTAATACTAACCCAGCACGGTGTATTCAACCGTCTGGCAGACAGAGTGTTCAACAGACGGTACCGAGTTCGTGGTGTACATGCGCCAGCTGACGACCTCGTGCGCGCTGAGGGCACCTACGTCAGCAAGGCTATTGCATTGC CACCGGATCAGATCCAGGATGCGATGCTGGTGGACGACTTACACAAGAACTACGTCCAGTTCATCAGGAAGTCAACAAATGCTGTCAAGGGTATCAGCTTCTCTGTCAAAAAAG GTGAATGTTTTGGCTTGTTGGGTGTGAACGGTGCGGGAAAGTCGACTACATTCAAGATGTTAACTGGTGAGGAATGTCCCACACGCGGCACCATCTTCGCTAATGGACATCACATCGACAAAAATCGTACCAAA TATCTCCGCTCGCTGGGATACTGTCCTCAGTTCTTCGGTCTGGATGAGTTCCAGTCGGGCTACGATAACCTGGCGCTGGTGCTGACACTGCGCGGACTTGCAGCACACGACGTAAAGACTGAGGCTGATAACTGGATTGAGATTGTAG gttTGGAGCAGTACGGGTCGCGGTTGGTGTCGTGCTACAGCGGGGGTATGTCGCGGCGTCtaggggcggcggcggcgctgtGTGGGGGCGGGGCTGGGGGCGTGGCCGGTGGCGCTGGGGGCGGGGCTTCGCGCGTCACGCTACTAGACGAGCCCACCGCGGGCGTGGACGTGGCCGCTCGCCGCCGCGTATGGGCCGCCATAAGACACGGCCTCGCTCAGCGTCGCGCCACTCTCGTCACCTCGCACAG tatGGACGAGATGGAAGCTCTATGCTCTCGGATAGCAATAATGAACCACGGCCGTATCCGTGCGCTGGGCTCTGCTGCAGCACTGCGAGCTGCACACGCAGCCGGACACGCTGTACAACTCAAACTACGCTCATCTACAGACG TGACGGACGGAGGTGTGTCAGAGTTACAGCGGCTCAAGTCAGAGCTACATCAGAAGTTCAACTGCGAACTCAAAGATGAGCACAAG acaATGTTACACTATCATATAAACGATACGATGCGCTATAGCGAGCTATTCAACGAACTTGAAGCTCTCAAGAACTCTAACGCCATTGTCGAAGACTACTCAGTCTCCGAGACCACGCTAGAAGAAGTCTTCTTAGCATTCGCCAAGGAGACCGAAGACCAGGAGATCCGCGCCACGCCAGTATAA
- the LOC106715779 gene encoding UMP-CMP kinase: protein MLSRSFRHLSAYVYKMLPEVVFVLGAPGAGKGTQCSHISKEYDFVHLSAGDLLREERQRPGSEYGEMIEEKIRNGEIVPVEVTCSLIHKAMQKSGKSRFLIDGFPRNKDNLDGWDRVMSDKTKLLFVLFFECSRDICTERCLGRGAAGSGRSDDNLESLQKRFNTYINDTMPIINHYDRLGLVKRINAESVPEEVFQDVKKVFDGAGLQRIAN from the coding sequence ATGTTGAGCCGATCGTTCCGGCATTTGTCGGCTTACGTGTACAAAATGTTGCCTGAAGTTGTATTCGTTCTAGGAGCACCCGGGGCTGGCAAGGGAACCCAGTGTTCACATATTTCCAAGGAGTATGACTTCGTTCACCTTTCTGCTGGTGATCTACTGCGTGAGGAAAGACAACGACCTGGCTCTGAGTATGGAGAAATGATTGAGGAAAAGATTCGTAATGGAGAAATCGTCCCCGTCGAGGTTACGTGTTCACTTATTCATAAAGCTATGCAAAAGTCGGGTAAATCGCGTTTCCTTATCGACGGCTTTCCACGTAATAAAGATAACCTGGACGGGTGGGACCGTGTGATGTCGGACAAGACGAAACTCTTGTTTGTATTATTCTTTGAATGTTCACGAGACATATGTACGGAAAGGTGCTTGGGGCGGGGTGCGGCGGGCAGCGGCCGCTCCGATGACAATCTGGAGAGCTTGCAGAAGAGATTCAACACGTATATAAACGACACCATGCCTATTATCAACCACTACGACCGGTTGGGGTTGGTAAAGAGAATAAATGCTGAGTCGGTTCCCGAGGAAGTGTTCCAAGATGTAAAGAAAGTTTTTGATGGCGCCGGACTCCAAAGGATAGCTAATTAA